The following coding sequences lie in one Deinococcus sp. JMULE3 genomic window:
- a CDS encoding S41 family peptidase, producing MRRTLLLLATLLSTQTVRAEALEPLQVDRIIKSLQYFPYLYPFDEKKVRQGAEQGIDGLIRALGSPDVRFSPRNVLVPSANPQKGTTFGLEFEQDGAAQQGVQLAAIPPFTSAWYQGLQPGDIIEGIGDHDVRSVTRQAAAALLPLLEDQFVDLTVRRGETRQVVRVTRQAITPTLTVREGLPTDTAYLAMPTLFTGLSDVTDQLTRAIQVLQEDGIATLILDLRGNTGGTLNTAVAVADQFLSQGDIVSLKGKSGDTRIYGSAKPHFRDFTGRVIVLVNRETSGGAEVIASALQHARMTVIGERTAGQGVASTSHGMDTGYLTFPIAFLVTPGGQIQGVGVTPDIVVRDDRQRPAAGTVVNLPGDAVLRRALEEIGRMSQSTPADTGSIRGTAESGE from the coding sequence GTGCGACGGACCCTGCTGCTCCTGGCGACCCTCCTCAGTACACAGACCGTTCGAGCAGAAGCGCTCGAACCGCTTCAGGTGGACCGCATCATCAAGAGTCTTCAGTATTTCCCCTACCTCTACCCGTTTGACGAGAAGAAGGTCAGGCAGGGTGCCGAGCAGGGAATCGACGGTCTGATTCGCGCGCTGGGCAGTCCGGATGTCCGCTTCTCTCCGCGCAATGTGCTTGTTCCGTCGGCCAATCCTCAGAAGGGGACGACCTTCGGCCTGGAGTTCGAGCAGGACGGGGCGGCGCAGCAGGGCGTCCAACTTGCTGCCATTCCACCGTTTACGTCCGCGTGGTACCAGGGATTGCAGCCGGGCGACATCATTGAGGGGATCGGCGACCATGACGTCCGGTCGGTCACACGGCAGGCGGCGGCGGCATTGCTGCCGCTTCTGGAGGATCAGTTCGTGGACCTGACCGTTCGGCGGGGTGAAACGCGGCAGGTCGTCAGGGTCACCCGGCAGGCCATCACCCCCACGCTAACTGTCCGGGAGGGGCTGCCGACCGACACGGCGTATCTGGCGATGCCTACCTTGTTCACTGGATTGAGCGACGTCACGGATCAACTGACGAGAGCAATCCAGGTCCTTCAGGAAGACGGAATCGCCACCCTGATCCTGGACCTGCGCGGCAACACAGGCGGCACGCTGAATACTGCCGTGGCCGTCGCGGATCAGTTCCTGTCGCAGGGTGACATCGTGAGCCTGAAAGGGAAGAGTGGAGACACGCGAATCTACGGCAGCGCAAAGCCGCACTTCAGGGATTTCACCGGACGCGTCATAGTGCTCGTGAACCGCGAGACGAGCGGCGGTGCAGAAGTGATCGCGAGTGCCCTGCAACACGCCCGCATGACAGTGATCGGCGAGCGAACGGCAGGACAAGGCGTGGCGTCGACATCCCACGGGATGGACACGGGTTACCTGACGTTCCCCATCGCGTTCCTGGTCACGCCCGGCGGACAGATTCAGGGTGTGGGGGTCACACCGGACATCGTCGTGCGTGATGATCGGCAGCGGCCCGCTGCGGGAACCGTGGTGAACCTGCCGGGCGATGCGGTGCTGCGCCGGGCGCTGGAGGAAATCGGGCGCATGTCCCAGTCCACCCCGGCAGATACGGGTTCCATCAGGGGGACTGCCGAGTCCGGCGAGTAA
- a CDS encoding diguanylate cyclase has product MNILVIDDSALIRAILTRTLSPIGAVHAPGDLQGARDLLGFRSGACDMDVVLLDLEMPELDGLSFLRDLRAQPHLADLSVIMVTSTQETERLDDAFAAGANDYVTKPAHDNVLRARTLNAARLTRALRAAKDRERDLAAANAQLAHLSLTDALTGLANRRAFDTQYEQALALAQRSARPTTLIMADIDHFKRYNDALGHPAGDECLRRVADVLRASCQRRTDLASRYGGEEFALLLLDTDPRGAHEVAGRIHAALEAAAIPHPDHPLGRVTLSLGLASTAAPDLKDAADEALYRAKARGRNRTEEW; this is encoded by the coding sequence ATGAATATCCTCGTCATCGACGACAGCGCCCTGATCCGCGCGATCCTCACCCGCACCCTCTCCCCCATCGGCGCCGTGCACGCCCCCGGCGACCTGCAGGGCGCCCGCGACCTCCTGGGCTTCCGCAGCGGCGCGTGCGACATGGACGTCGTCCTGCTGGACCTGGAAATGCCGGAACTGGACGGCCTGAGCTTCCTGCGGGACCTGCGCGCCCAGCCGCACCTCGCGGACCTGAGCGTCATCATGGTCACCAGCACCCAGGAAACCGAACGGCTCGACGACGCGTTCGCGGCGGGCGCCAACGACTACGTCACCAAACCCGCCCACGACAACGTCCTGCGCGCCCGCACCCTGAACGCCGCCCGGCTGACCCGCGCGCTGCGCGCCGCGAAGGACCGCGAACGTGACCTCGCGGCCGCGAACGCCCAGCTCGCGCACCTGTCCCTGACCGACGCGCTGACCGGACTCGCCAACCGCCGCGCCTTCGACACGCAGTACGAGCAGGCACTCGCCCTCGCGCAGCGCAGCGCGCGGCCCACCACGCTGATCATGGCCGACATCGACCACTTCAAACGCTACAACGACGCCCTCGGACACCCCGCCGGGGACGAGTGCCTGCGCCGCGTGGCGGACGTCCTGCGCGCGAGCTGCCAGCGCCGCACCGACCTCGCCTCCCGCTACGGCGGCGAGGAATTCGCGCTGCTGCTCCTCGACACCGACCCGCGCGGCGCGCACGAGGTCGCCGGGCGCATCCACGCGGCCCTCGAGGCGGCCGCCATCCCCCACCCGGACCATCCGCTCGGGCGCGTCACGCTGAGCCTGGGCCTCGCCAGCACCGCCGCGCCGGACCTCAAGGACGCCGCCGACGAGGCCCTGTACCGCGCCAAGGCGCGGGGACGCAACCGCACCGAGGAATGGTGA
- a CDS encoding chemotaxis protein CheB, producing MHVAGGGPGGTAPRAARRDAARRESPPDLDWAALRETLRPLRTRLIVTGARPPPPGVRYAATLEGALPLLPPRAALPTAPSDGPAPAETPAVTLTLIGASTGGPRVLQELLSGWQPRGAVVIAQHLSEGFSDNLTQWLGTLTPAPVLSPTPGETLRPGTITVVSGTHVTLQGDTLSLQPGQPGREYLPSIDRLFLSALSWRGALNAMLLSGMGDDGAAGLAALHAAGARSAVQDPASATVPSMPAQALTRVNPGVLAAPRGLRAFLERHA from the coding sequence GTGCACGTCGCAGGCGGCGGCCCTGGCGGAACTGCGCCGCGCGCCGCCCGGCGCGACGCTGCTCGTCGTGAATCCCCCCCCGACCTGGACTGGGCGGCGCTGCGCGAGACGCTGCGGCCCCTGCGAACCCGCCTGATCGTCACCGGGGCGCGGCCCCCACCGCCGGGCGTGCGGTACGCGGCGACGCTGGAGGGCGCGCTGCCGCTGCTGCCGCCCCGCGCCGCGCTGCCCACGGCCCCCTCCGACGGACCGGCCCCGGCCGAGACGCCCGCCGTGACCCTGACGCTGATCGGCGCGAGTACCGGCGGGCCGCGCGTCCTGCAGGAACTGCTGAGCGGCTGGCAGCCGCGCGGGGCGGTCGTGATCGCGCAGCACCTCTCCGAGGGGTTCAGTGACAACCTCACGCAGTGGCTCGGGACGCTCACGCCGGCCCCGGTGCTGAGCCCCACGCCGGGCGAGACGCTGCGCCCCGGAACGATCACGGTCGTCTCGGGCACGCACGTCACGCTGCAGGGGGACACGCTGAGCCTGCAGCCGGGCCAGCCGGGCCGCGAGTACCTGCCGTCCATCGACCGACTGTTCCTCTCGGCGCTGTCCTGGCGCGGCGCGCTGAACGCCATGCTGCTCAGCGGCATGGGGGACGACGGGGCCGCCGGGCTGGCCGCGCTGCACGCCGCCGGGGCGCGCAGCGCCGTGCAGGACCCGGCCAGCGCCACCGTGCCGTCCATGCCCGCGCAGGCCCTGACGCGCGTGAATCCGGGCGTGCTGGCCGCCCCGCGCGGCCTGCGGGCCTTCCTGGAGCGGCACGCGTGA
- a CDS encoding response regulator: MPDATAPDLARALRDELRAAQPDLAAGGAAAARALHSLHAAAAVAGDEALRGALRTAQALHDTAPGPETLQAELRRLGLLPPETQPADTPGPQKSDSDTPKPDSPSPDSSSPDAAPGLHSPDPPATVRVDVRKLDALLALAGELTSARLQLNERLGRARSGEGGAWRDVRAAQQTLATLTDDLAREVLAARLEPARPFLQSFERAARDAARQAGKRARLHVDAADAELDRHAMDRLRSPLLHLIRNAVDHGIDLPGARAARGVDDTGTVTLSAYSAAGQVTVTVHDDGPGVDYAEIARAAGRPYARGDAALDAELTELLFTPGFTSRQEVTDLSGRGVGLDVVRTQARALGGDVSLRSGPRGTTVTVQFPLTLATTRVAVVRASGQLLGVPVRWVDRAGRAQVHPHEGRPAVRIGGRVVPAASLAGALNLGASRDGAYLLVRQGEAHLALLVDALVGEEELVIKPLAFPLAGAPHLEGAAQLPDGQIVPVLNVRALRPPAVSAEAAPLRAPRVLLAEDTAVTRQLLRGILSGAGFEVTAVENGALAWEAALRGAPDLLLTDVEMPQLGGLDLTRQVRAHPQLQHLPVVLLTSLARPEDREQGAEAGADAYLVKGEFDEAALLATLRRLL; encoded by the coding sequence ATGCCGGACGCTACCGCACCTGACCTCGCCCGGGCGCTGCGCGACGAACTGCGCGCCGCGCAGCCGGACCTCGCGGCGGGGGGCGCGGCGGCGGCCCGCGCGCTGCACTCCCTGCACGCCGCCGCCGCGGTCGCCGGGGACGAGGCGCTGCGCGGCGCCCTGCGGACCGCGCAGGCCCTGCACGACACCGCGCCCGGCCCGGAGACGCTGCAGGCCGAGTTGCGGCGGCTGGGCCTGCTGCCCCCGGAGACGCAGCCTGCCGACACGCCCGGTCCACAGAAGTCCGATTCAGACACGCCCAAACCAGACAGTCCCAGTCCAGACAGTTCCAGTCCTGACGCCGCCCCTGGCCTGCACAGCCCGGACCCCCCGGCGACCGTGCGGGTGGACGTGCGCAAACTCGACGCGCTGCTGGCGCTGGCGGGGGAACTCACGAGCGCGCGGCTGCAGCTGAACGAACGGCTGGGCCGCGCCCGCAGCGGCGAGGGCGGCGCGTGGCGGGACGTGCGCGCGGCGCAGCAGACCCTGGCGACCCTGACCGACGACCTGGCGCGCGAGGTGCTCGCCGCGCGGCTCGAACCGGCGCGGCCGTTCCTGCAGTCCTTCGAGCGGGCCGCGCGCGACGCCGCCCGGCAGGCCGGGAAACGCGCGCGGCTGCACGTGGACGCGGCGGACGCGGAACTCGACCGGCACGCCATGGACCGCCTGCGCAGCCCGCTGCTGCACCTGATCCGCAACGCTGTCGATCACGGCATCGACCTGCCGGGCGCGCGCGCGGCGCGCGGCGTGGACGACACGGGCACCGTCACCCTGTCCGCGTACAGCGCCGCCGGGCAGGTCACCGTGACCGTCCACGACGACGGGCCCGGCGTGGACTACGCCGAGATCGCCCGCGCCGCGGGCCGCCCGTACGCGCGGGGCGACGCGGCGCTGGACGCCGAACTGACCGAGCTGCTGTTCACGCCGGGCTTCACGTCCCGGCAGGAGGTCACGGACCTGTCGGGGCGCGGCGTGGGGCTGGACGTGGTCCGCACGCAGGCGCGCGCGCTGGGCGGCGACGTCTCGCTGCGCAGCGGGCCGCGCGGCACGACCGTCACGGTGCAGTTTCCGCTGACGCTCGCCACGACCCGCGTGGCGGTGGTGCGCGCCTCCGGGCAGCTGCTGGGCGTCCCGGTGCGCTGGGTGGACCGCGCCGGGCGCGCCCAGGTGCACCCGCACGAGGGCCGCCCCGCCGTGCGGATCGGGGGGCGGGTCGTGCCCGCCGCGTCGCTGGCGGGCGCGCTGAACCTCGGGGCGTCACGGGACGGCGCGTACCTGCTCGTCCGGCAGGGCGAGGCGCACCTGGCGCTGCTGGTGGACGCCCTGGTGGGCGAGGAGGAACTCGTGATCAAGCCGCTGGCGTTCCCCCTGGCGGGCGCCCCGCACCTGGAGGGCGCCGCGCAGCTGCCCGACGGGCAGATCGTGCCGGTCCTGAACGTCCGCGCGCTGCGCCCGCCCGCCGTGAGCGCCGAGGCGGCCCCGCTGCGCGCCCCGCGGGTGCTGCTGGCCGAGGACACGGCGGTCACGCGGCAGCTGCTGCGCGGCATCCTGAGCGGCGCGGGCTTCGAGGTGACGGCCGTGGAGAACGGCGCGCTCGCGTGGGAGGCGGCGCTGCGCGGCGCGCCGGACCTGCTGCTGACCGACGTGGAGATGCCGCAGCTGGGCGGCCTGGACCTGACGCGGCAGGTGCGGGCGCATCCGCAGCTGCAGCACCTGCCGGTGGTGCTGCTCACGTCCCTGGCCCGCCCGGAGGACCGCGAGCAGGGCGCCGAGGCGGGCGCGGACGCGTACCTCGTCAAGGGTGAATTCGACGAGGCGGCGCTGCTCGCCACGCTGAGGCGGCTGCTGTGA
- a CDS encoding Hpt domain-containing protein: protein MTGDAHDFVPLFAEEARAQLDTLDAALHHLEDHAGEPAPGSGEGAAIRAAFQAAHSIKGGAAMLDLRGVQLLMSALEDLLAHLRAGRAAPPGWLSAAFHARDRLIRQLEDLSPGAPAHPDDETAAQALRDLLGVPGSPAPRGAQHPQAGHGAAPDQPARSADQPSADQPSADQPSADQPSTPAPAPPRAVVMDVSALSRDALAAHLRRLGYDVHTHAQVPAPVPATLVLLSATFLNAALRAGWPPGTLHVLSEDPDARADARARGLHASGRPTHDAPTSTLPGHWTPTPTDPQ from the coding sequence GTGACCGGCGACGCGCACGACTTCGTCCCGCTGTTCGCCGAGGAGGCCCGCGCGCAGCTCGACACGCTCGACGCGGCCCTGCACCACCTGGAGGACCACGCGGGCGAACCGGCACCCGGCAGCGGCGAGGGCGCGGCCATCCGCGCGGCGTTCCAGGCGGCGCATTCCATCAAGGGCGGCGCGGCCATGCTCGACCTGCGGGGCGTGCAGCTGCTCATGAGCGCGCTGGAGGACCTGCTCGCGCACCTGCGCGCGGGCCGCGCCGCGCCGCCCGGCTGGCTGAGCGCCGCCTTCCACGCCCGCGACCGCCTGATCCGGCAGCTTGAAGACCTCTCCCCCGGCGCGCCCGCCCACCCCGACGACGAAACGGCCGCGCAGGCGCTGCGGGACCTCCTCGGTGTCCCCGGCAGCCCGGCCCCACGGGGCGCCCAGCACCCGCAGGCCGGACACGGCGCCGCGCCGGACCAACCGGCCCGCAGCGCCGATCAGCCCAGCGCCGATCAGCCCAGCGCCGATCAGCCCAGCGCCGATCAGCCCAGCACGCCCGCCCCTGCCCCGCCACGCGCGGTCGTGATGGACGTCAGTGCCCTGAGCCGCGACGCCCTCGCCGCGCACCTGCGGCGCCTGGGGTACGACGTCCACACCCACGCGCAGGTCCCCGCACCCGTCCCGGCGACCCTGGTGCTGCTCTCGGCCACGTTCCTGAACGCCGCGCTGCGCGCCGGGTGGCCCCCCGGCACCCTGCACGTCCTCAGCGAGGACCCGGACGCCCGCGCCGACGCCCGCGCGCGGGGCCTGCACGCCAGCGGCCGCCCCACGCACGACGCCCCCACCTCCACCCTGCCCGGCCATTGGACGCCGACCCCCACGGACCCCCAATGA